DNA from Thermoleophilaceae bacterium:
AAGGCGGGCTCGCTCCGGCTCGATCCCGCGGAGCGGCGCGTGTGGAACGACGGCGACGAGGTGGAGCTCACGCCGCGGGAGTTCGCGATGCTCGAGGCGCTGATGCGGCGGCCGGGCGAGGCGCTCTCGCGGTTCGAGCTCCTCGAGGCGGGGTGGGACAGCGCTTACGAGAACCGCTCGAACGTGATCGACGTGTATGTCCGCTACCTCCGCCGCAAGCTCGGGCGGGCGACGATCGAGACCGTCCGCGGTCACGGCTACCGGCTGCGCCAGGCATGAGGCGGCTGCCACTCCGCCCGAGGCTCACCCTCGCCTTTGGCCTGGTGATGGCGGTGGTGCTCGCGGCCACCGGCTTCGTGGTCTACGGGATCTTCCGATCGGATCTGAACAGCACCATCGACAACTCGCTGCGCGCAAGGGCGAGCGAGCTGGCCTCCTCCCGCAAAGCCACCGCGTCGGGGGAGGACTTCGCGCAGGTGCTGCGCCGCGATGGCACCGTGTTGCGGGCGTCGAGCAACGTCGGCGCACGGCGATTGGTCACGCCCGCGGACGTGGCCCGTGCGCCGGCGTTCGTGGAGCACCGCGGGATCGCCGGCTTCGACGGGCGGTTGCGCATGCGGGTGGTACCGGCGGGCCCTGAGGTGGTCGTGGCTGGGCAGTCGCTGGGCGAGCGCGACGATTCCCTGCGCACGCTCGCGCTGCTCCTCGCCGGCGGCATGGCCGTGGCGCTGCTCCTGGCCTGCCTCGCCGGCTACGGCGTGGCGAGCGGGGCGCTTCGCCCCGTGGAGGCGATGCGCCGGCGAGCCGCCGCGATCTCAGGAGCAAGCGCCGGGGAGAGGCTGCCGGTACCGGACTCGGCGGACGAGGTCGCGCGCCTCGGCGAGACGCTCAACGAGATGCTCGAGCGGCTGGAGACCGCGCTCACGCGCGAGCGCATCTTCGTGGCCGACGCAAGCCACGAGCTCCGGACGCCGCTCGCCGTCCTCAAGACCGAGGTGGACCTCGCGCTGCGCCGCGGAAGGTCGCCCGAGGAGCTGCGCGCGGCGCTCGAGTCGGTGAGCGAGGAGACGGACCGGCTGGTGCGGCTCGCGGAGGATCTGCTCGTGATCGCGCGCGCCGATCAGGGCCGCTTGCCCCTGAGGCCCGAGGAGCTCGAGGTGGGCGAACTGCTCGACACGGTGGCGTCGCGCTTTGGCGTGCAGGCGGACGATCCCGGGCCGCTCACTGTGCGCGGCGACCGCGCGCGCCTCGAGCAGGCGCTCGGGAACCTGGTGGACAACGCCCTTCGCCACGGGCGCGGGCGCGTCCGTCTCAGCGCTGTGGGGCGCGACGGCCACGTGGAGCTGCACGTGACCGACGAGGGCGACGGCCTCCCGCCCGAGTTCGTGCCACACGCGTTCGAGCGCTTCACCCGCGCCGACGGCGCCCGCTCGCGCGGTGGTGCCGGCCTTGGCCTGGCGATCGTCAGCGCGGTGGCCGAGTCGCACGGCGGCAGCGCGGGCGCCCGCGGCGCGGACGTCTGGATTCAGCTTCCGCGCTTGAACGACACGAGCGCGTTGCGCTCGTTGCCGCCCCTCACCGTCACCTCAAGCACCGTGCCCACGCCGCGCCGGTAGTGCTTGTGGTCGAGGACGCCCGGCTCGAGCGGCGTCCACTCCTCGGTGAGCAGCGTGGTCCGCGTGCGCTTCAGCACCCTGAAGTGATCCTCGGCGTGCCCCTTCAAGAACTCCTGGCGCCCGGTCTGCCCGGGGTGCGGATGTGCCGGCATGAAGATGCCAGGCTTCGCGCCATTCACGCCCGCCTGCCACGAGCCTTCGCGGGTCTTCACATGCCCATGCCGGTCGAGCTCGGCCGTGTTCTCGCCGAAGTACCAGACGTTCCCTGCCGCGTCCTGGGCGTACCAGTCCGTGGTCCGCTCCTCGAGCCGTCCGGCCAGGTAGAGGCGATCGCTCACCGCCGTGGTGGTCACTCCCTGGATCCTCTTCCTCACCCCTGTCACGCGGACCACATCGCGGGATGGCTTGCCGTCCTTCACGCCTCGGTAGCGCCATACGGATCCCGATCTGAGCGGGAACCACGGGTTGTCGACCGTGCGGACGAACTGGCGGGCCTCGCTCGGGACGGCGCCGAGAGCGAGGGCGACGACTGTGATTGCGGCGATTCTGTGCATGCGCCGCACGCTGCCAGCACGCGTATGAGAGACCGGTGAGAGCTACTTCACGCAGGCTTCGCAGGCGCCGTGAAGGACCACCTCGTGGTC
Protein-coding regions in this window:
- a CDS encoding ATP-binding protein; protein product: MRRLPLRPRLTLAFGLVMAVVLAATGFVVYGIFRSDLNSTIDNSLRARASELASSRKATASGEDFAQVLRRDGTVLRASSNVGARRLVTPADVARAPAFVEHRGIAGFDGRLRMRVVPAGPEVVVAGQSLGERDDSLRTLALLLAGGMAVALLLACLAGYGVASGALRPVEAMRRRAAAISGASAGERLPVPDSADEVARLGETLNEMLERLETALTRERIFVADASHELRTPLAVLKTEVDLALRRGRSPEELRAALESVSEETDRLVRLAEDLLVIARADQGRLPLRPEELEVGELLDTVASRFGVQADDPGPLTVRGDRARLEQALGNLVDNALRHGRGRVRLSAVGRDGHVELHVTDEGDGLPPEFVPHAFERFTRADGARSRGGAGLGLAIVSAVAESHGGSAGARGADVWIQLPRLNDTSALRSLPPLTVTSSTVPTPRR